One window of Rhizobium leguminosarum genomic DNA carries:
- a CDS encoding transporter substrate-binding domain-containing protein codes for MKLLKILTAGVFAGVAFTAANASASVLDTVKQRGVLNCGTDNTAPGFGYLNTTTGQMEGLDVDFCKAVAAGVLGDASKVKFITVTDKSRFDAVLTGQVDVVFAHTTIKPARESSIAIDFLPINFYDGTGLMVKADAGIKEFADLDGATICTTQGSATETVLAAAFKARGWKDSKVLTYENLEKLFSALNSGRCNAMSTDRSALAAWAGNAPKPADYLILPETLDKSPFGGFVVANDSKWRNALRWIEYGLFQAEESGITQANLAEKLKSEDPFVQKFLGSNGGGYGKDFGLSDDFIAQAIKAIGNYGEAYDRNLGPKTKMYLDRKGTPNALWTQGGAIYSPLWN; via the coding sequence ATGAAACTACTCAAAATCCTGACTGCCGGCGTTTTCGCAGGCGTTGCGTTCACCGCGGCCAATGCATCCGCTTCCGTTCTCGACACGGTCAAGCAGCGCGGCGTGCTCAACTGCGGCACCGATAACACCGCTCCCGGCTTCGGCTATCTCAATACCACGACCGGACAGATGGAAGGGCTCGACGTCGACTTCTGCAAAGCGGTTGCCGCCGGCGTTCTCGGCGACGCCTCGAAGGTCAAGTTCATCACGGTGACCGACAAGAGCCGCTTTGACGCAGTCCTTACCGGTCAGGTCGACGTCGTCTTTGCCCACACCACGATCAAACCGGCGCGTGAATCGTCAATCGCGATCGATTTCCTCCCGATCAACTTCTACGACGGCACCGGTCTCATGGTGAAAGCTGACGCCGGGATCAAGGAATTCGCAGACCTCGATGGTGCAACGATCTGCACCACGCAGGGATCGGCTACCGAGACCGTTCTCGCGGCTGCCTTCAAAGCCCGTGGATGGAAGGATTCGAAGGTCCTGACCTACGAAAACCTCGAGAAGCTTTTCTCTGCTCTCAACTCGGGTCGTTGCAACGCGATGAGCACCGACAGATCCGCACTTGCCGCCTGGGCGGGGAACGCACCGAAGCCAGCCGACTATCTGATCCTACCGGAAACGCTGGACAAGTCCCCGTTCGGCGGCTTCGTGGTTGCCAACGACTCCAAGTGGCGCAACGCGCTGCGCTGGATCGAATACGGCCTCTTCCAGGCCGAGGAGTCCGGGATCACCCAGGCTAATTTGGCCGAAAAGCTGAAGAGCGAAGACCCCTTCGTTCAGAAGTTCCTCGGCAGCAATGGCGGCGGCTACGGCAAGGACTTCGGTCTCTCCGACGACTTCATTGCTCAGGCAATCAAGGCTATCGGCAACTACGGTGAGGCCTACGATCGCAATTTGGGCCCGAAGACCAAGATGTATCTCGACCGCAAGGGCACGCCGAACGCCCTGTGGACGCAGGGTGGCGCCATCTACTCCCCGCTCTGGAACTGA